One region of Syntrophobacter fumaroxidans MPOB genomic DNA includes:
- a CDS encoding Mu-like prophage major head subunit gpT family protein → MIVNQANLQGIYKSFRTIFSEAWDTAAPSQWPLVAMEVPSEAREENYDWLGDLPMMKEWVGNRVIRDLSAFHYAIVNKDFEATIEVDRNDVEDDRIGIHRPRILQLADAARRHPDLLVFDLLGKGFSTTCYDGQYFFDTDHPSAGGSVSNFGGGSGTAWFLMDLSRPMKPIILQIRKRPELVALDDPGNENVFMRRKYRYGVDDRKNVGFGLWQLAYASRETLTAANYAVARAAMMGLKNEDGVPLGITPTHLVVPPTLESAGRSVLKVINDAAGAGNPWYGTAELAVVPWLA, encoded by the coding sequence ATGATCGTCAATCAAGCGAATCTTCAAGGCATCTACAAATCCTTCCGGACGATTTTCAGCGAGGCCTGGGACACCGCGGCTCCCAGCCAGTGGCCCCTGGTGGCCATGGAAGTGCCCAGCGAAGCCCGGGAAGAAAACTACGACTGGCTCGGCGATCTCCCCATGATGAAGGAATGGGTGGGCAACCGGGTGATCCGGGACCTTTCCGCGTTCCACTACGCCATCGTGAACAAGGACTTCGAAGCCACCATCGAAGTCGATCGCAACGACGTCGAAGACGACCGGATCGGCATCCACCGCCCGAGAATCCTGCAACTGGCCGATGCGGCCCGCAGGCATCCCGATCTCCTGGTGTTCGACCTGCTGGGGAAGGGATTCTCGACAACCTGCTACGACGGTCAGTACTTCTTCGATACGGATCACCCCTCGGCGGGCGGGAGTGTCTCCAACTTCGGCGGCGGCTCGGGCACCGCCTGGTTTCTCATGGATCTCTCGCGTCCCATGAAACCGATCATCCTCCAGATCCGCAAGCGCCCCGAACTGGTCGCCCTGGACGACCCCGGCAACGAGAACGTTTTCATGCGCCGAAAGTACCGCTATGGCGTGGATGACCGCAAGAACGTCGGCTTCGGCCTGTGGCAGCTGGCCTATGCTTCCCGGGAGACGCTCACCGCGGCCAACTACGCCGTGGCCCGGGCCGCCATGATGGGCCTGAAAAACGAGGACGGCGTGCCCCTCGGGATCACGCCGACGCACCTGGTGGTGCCTCCGACGCTGGAAAGCGCCGGGCGTTCGGTGCTGAAAGTGATCAACGACGCCGCGGGAGCCGGAAATCCATGGTACGGCACCGCTGAACTGGCCGTCGTTCCCTGGCTGGCTTGA
- a CDS encoding glycoside hydrolase family 108 protein, whose translation MQATRNAPPAQPAPLAAAEPSIRDPNDGKFRFALERTLLHEGGYAHDPLDSGGETHFGISKRSYPALDIRNLTRADAEKIYFRDWWQQHRYGAISDTEIAAKVFDLAVNLGPSPAHRLLQAALCETLDGPVVVVDGRLGDATLAAVNGHPEPRYLLAALKLRAVARYLQIGKVRFLAGWIKRAIA comes from the coding sequence ATGCAAGCCACACGCAATGCGCCGCCCGCACAACCGGCCCCGCTCGCGGCGGCCGAACCATCCATCCGCGATCCGAACGACGGCAAGTTCCGGTTCGCCCTCGAAAGAACCCTCCTCCATGAAGGCGGCTACGCCCACGATCCACTGGACTCCGGCGGCGAGACCCACTTCGGAATCAGCAAACGCAGCTATCCCGCGCTGGACATCCGGAACCTGACCCGGGCCGATGCCGAAAAGATCTACTTTCGGGACTGGTGGCAGCAACATCGGTACGGCGCCATCAGCGACACGGAAATTGCCGCCAAGGTTTTCGACCTGGCGGTGAACCTCGGTCCGTCGCCCGCTCACAGACTGCTCCAGGCCGCCCTGTGCGAAACCCTCGACGGGCCCGTCGTCGTCGTCGACGGCAGGCTGGGCGACGCCACCCTGGCCGCGGTCAACGGCCATCCCGAGCCGCGGTATCTGCTCGCCGCGCTCAAACTCCGTGCGGTCGCACGATATCTGCAAATCGGCAAAGTCAGGTTCCTGGCCGGATGGATCAAACGGGCGATCGCCTAG
- a CDS encoding gp436 family protein: MAYCTIDDIRNQLDESKLIQLTDDEGTGTVNAARVERAIEDAGEEIDTHVGARYAVPLDPVPPMLRKAAVDIAVYNLYGRRENVPEMRVERYRNALRFLEQVSGGRLSLGRRDPEGNPPESDAPCMSGENPRRAFTRNTLTGF; the protein is encoded by the coding sequence ATGGCTTACTGCACGATTGACGACATCAGGAACCAGTTGGACGAATCGAAGCTCATCCAACTCACGGACGACGAGGGAACGGGAACGGTGAACGCGGCGCGCGTGGAGCGGGCCATCGAGGACGCCGGCGAAGAAATCGACACCCATGTCGGCGCGCGATACGCCGTGCCGCTCGACCCGGTTCCTCCCATGCTGCGCAAGGCCGCGGTCGACATTGCCGTCTACAACCTCTACGGACGGCGGGAAAACGTCCCGGAAATGCGGGTGGAACGCTACCGGAACGCGCTCCGGTTTCTCGAACAGGTGTCCGGGGGCCGTCTCTCCCTCGGCCGCCGGGACCCCGAAGGGAATCCGCCCGAATCCGACGCGCCGTGCATGTCCGGGGAAAACCCGCGCCGGGCGTTCACTCGGAACACCCTGACGGGATTCTAG
- a CDS encoding phage head morphogenesis protein, with the protein MKAFPELLPFTEAIEFFNAKNIVVSPDSWRDVWASEHVHAFTVARVTAIDVLEDIRKAVGKAVADGTSIQQFKSGLSRLLAAKGWFSEKRDRPPGALTGPRLETIYRTNLQSAYQAGRFKQLVETAHVRPYWMYDAVGDHRTRPLHAALNGKVYRFDHPFWNAWYPPNGFNCRCTVRSLSEDRFERMKLPLENEAPPHGPDPGFDFNPGMVRWQPDLARYGPEARGLITRDMIGRPWDIPSLEEDLTRLRDGFAQTGITASRNPLTIAPLPGEGVTGWSNPRTGEIALPEGVYDRIRWILNIGAIRTEAEIDAFRLLIHEFGHHLGHPVDIKRYNSDPDYSAIKEAVNDLWARHYLAEAARALNLECRLSPFTESRSRAPGTYSAWVEHLRAVLRKLDIDETDEKKLITELNLSENAENLSERFWAMVHEKKPDIAADRPFGELIRLFWLWEQLMDEL; encoded by the coding sequence ATGAAAGCTTTCCCGGAACTGCTCCCGTTCACGGAAGCCATCGAATTCTTCAACGCCAAGAACATCGTGGTCTCCCCCGATTCCTGGCGGGACGTCTGGGCGTCCGAACACGTTCACGCCTTTACCGTGGCCCGGGTCACCGCGATCGATGTCCTCGAGGACATCCGCAAGGCGGTGGGCAAAGCCGTCGCGGACGGCACTTCCATTCAGCAGTTCAAATCCGGGCTGTCCCGGCTGCTGGCCGCAAAAGGCTGGTTCAGCGAAAAACGGGACAGGCCGCCGGGGGCTCTGACCGGCCCGCGCCTTGAAACCATCTACCGCACGAACCTGCAGTCAGCCTACCAGGCCGGGCGCTTCAAACAACTCGTCGAGACGGCCCACGTGCGTCCCTACTGGATGTACGATGCCGTCGGCGACCATCGCACGAGGCCGCTCCACGCCGCTCTCAACGGCAAGGTATATCGTTTCGACCACCCGTTCTGGAACGCCTGGTACCCCCCGAACGGGTTCAACTGCAGGTGTACCGTGCGAAGCCTTTCGGAAGACCGGTTCGAACGGATGAAGCTGCCGCTCGAAAACGAGGCGCCACCCCACGGTCCGGACCCGGGATTCGATTTCAACCCCGGAATGGTCCGCTGGCAGCCGGATCTTGCGCGGTACGGCCCGGAAGCTCGCGGGCTCATCACCCGGGACATGATCGGGCGCCCCTGGGACATCCCCTCCCTCGAGGAGGATCTCACGCGGTTGCGCGACGGATTCGCCCAGACCGGGATCACGGCCTCAAGAAACCCGCTTACTATTGCGCCGCTCCCCGGAGAGGGCGTAACGGGGTGGAGCAACCCCAGGACGGGGGAAATCGCTCTTCCCGAAGGCGTCTATGATCGAATCCGCTGGATCCTCAATATCGGCGCGATCCGGACGGAAGCGGAAATCGACGCGTTCCGCCTCCTGATTCACGAATTCGGACATCACCTCGGACATCCCGTCGACATCAAGCGGTACAACTCCGATCCGGACTACTCGGCGATCAAGGAAGCCGTAAACGACCTGTGGGCCAGGCACTATCTGGCCGAAGCCGCCCGGGCGCTCAACCTGGAATGCAGGCTCTCGCCCTTCACCGAGTCGCGCTCGCGGGCACCGGGCACCTACTCCGCCTGGGTCGAACACCTGCGGGCCGTTCTGCGCAAGCTCGACATCGACGAAACCGATGAGAAGAAGCTCATCACGGAGCTGAACCTCTCCGAGAACGCCGAAAACCTCTCCGAGCGCTTCTGGGCCATGGTTCACGAGAAGAAGCCGGACATCGCCGCGGACCGGCCGTTCGGGGAGTTGATCCGGCTGTTCTGGCTGTGGGAGCAGCTGATGGACGAGCTGTGA
- a CDS encoding tetratricopeptide repeat protein, which translates to MMRTRRHGRAEVLLVCLFLAISTAGVYWQVKDHEFITFDDNEYVTANPQVLRGLTSDGVKWAFTSRDAGNWHPLTWLSHMLDVQMFGLNAGAHHLMNVLFHVANALLLFLVLHRMTHALWRSAFVAALFALHPLHVESVAWASERKDVLSTLFWMLTMGAYVLYAEKPGIIRYLTAFFLFALGLLAKPMLVTLPFVLLLLDYWPLNRLRRQAAPLKPVTPEAPWDDTAEAEKTGAPGRAVVSRLLVEKLPFLALSILSIGVTLYAQQRALTDVPVADRLGNAVISTIKYIALMVASTDLAIFYPHRGMPPWWLLVPAAGLLLEITLLIAWKGHRAPYSRTGWFWYLGTLVPVIGLVQVGAQAMADRYTYVPLIGLFILTAWGVEDFTRAWRKRSALLAAASALTLGFLTFLSFIQISHWRTGIELFTHCANVTENNSWAYLQLGIALDDARRPEEAIESYRAALAISPNHAVTHYNLGLVLARRGRVEEAEKHYREAVRLQPRASNFRNNLGLVLGRQGKTEEAEAEYREALAIRPDYANAHNNLGVLLAQKGKTEEAIAHYREALAARPGYSSAHNNWGYCLMMADRVEEAIPHFIAALRLKPDDANIHANLGTAFVKQRNPDRAVMHFEEAIRLAPSNINVRATLGKLLAVQGKRDLASIQFKEILRLDPDNEEATRALTVLSR; encoded by the coding sequence ATGATGAGAACGCGACGGCACGGCAGGGCCGAGGTCCTGCTGGTCTGCCTGTTTCTCGCGATTTCCACGGCCGGTGTTTATTGGCAGGTGAAGGATCACGAGTTCATCACCTTCGACGACAACGAATACGTCACCGCCAATCCGCAGGTCCTGCGGGGTTTGACTTCGGACGGAGTGAAATGGGCGTTCACCTCCAGGGATGCGGGGAACTGGCACCCCCTCACCTGGCTCTCCCATATGCTCGACGTGCAGATGTTCGGCCTGAACGCGGGCGCTCACCATTTGATGAACGTCCTGTTCCACGTAGCGAATGCCCTGCTGCTTTTCCTGGTGCTCCACCGCATGACCCATGCGCTTTGGAGGAGCGCTTTCGTTGCGGCACTCTTCGCCCTTCACCCGCTGCACGTGGAATCCGTCGCCTGGGCTTCGGAAAGGAAGGATGTCCTGAGCACCTTATTCTGGATGCTCACCATGGGCGCCTACGTCCTTTACGCTGAAAAGCCGGGGATCATCCGATACCTTACCGCCTTCTTTTTGTTCGCTCTGGGCCTTCTGGCCAAACCCATGCTCGTGACTCTCCCGTTCGTGCTCCTTCTTCTCGACTACTGGCCCCTGAATCGTCTCCGGCGGCAAGCGGCGCCTCTGAAACCCGTGACGCCCGAAGCTCCCTGGGACGACACCGCGGAAGCGGAAAAAACCGGAGCCCCCGGCCGGGCCGTCGTAAGCCGCCTCCTGGTCGAGAAACTTCCGTTCCTCGCGCTGAGTATCCTCTCGATCGGCGTGACCTTATACGCTCAGCAACGAGCGCTGACCGACGTGCCGGTGGCGGATCGGTTGGGAAACGCCGTCATTTCCACCATCAAGTACATTGCCCTGATGGTCGCTTCCACGGACCTGGCGATCTTTTACCCTCACCGGGGCATGCCGCCCTGGTGGCTGCTGGTCCCGGCAGCCGGTCTGCTGCTCGAAATCACGCTTCTCATCGCCTGGAAAGGGCATCGTGCTCCATATTCCAGGACCGGCTGGTTCTGGTACCTCGGCACGCTGGTGCCGGTCATCGGCCTTGTGCAGGTGGGCGCTCAGGCGATGGCCGACCGCTACACGTACGTGCCTCTCATCGGGCTGTTCATCCTGACGGCCTGGGGCGTCGAGGACTTCACGCGAGCATGGAGAAAGCGCTCGGCACTGCTGGCGGCGGCATCGGCCCTGACGCTTGGTTTCCTGACGTTCCTCAGTTTCATCCAGATATCCCACTGGCGCACCGGCATCGAACTGTTCACCCATTGCGCGAACGTGACGGAGAACAACTCGTGGGCCTATCTTCAGCTCGGGATCGCTTTGGACGATGCCCGACGTCCCGAAGAGGCCATCGAGAGCTACCGGGCGGCTCTGGCCATCAGTCCGAATCACGCCGTCACACACTACAATCTGGGGCTTGTGCTTGCCCGGAGGGGAAGGGTCGAAGAGGCCGAGAAGCACTACCGGGAAGCGGTGAGGCTCCAGCCCCGTGCCTCGAATTTTCGCAACAACCTCGGCCTGGTTCTAGGCCGCCAGGGGAAGACCGAGGAAGCCGAGGCCGAATACCGGGAAGCTCTGGCCATCCGGCCGGATTATGCCAACGCCCACAATAACCTCGGCGTGCTGCTGGCTCAGAAGGGAAAAACCGAGGAGGCCATCGCGCACTACCGGGAAGCCCTGGCCGCCCGGCCGGGTTATTCAAGCGCTCACAACAACTGGGGATATTGCCTGATGATGGCGGACCGGGTCGAGGAAGCCATCCCGCACTTCATCGCCGCACTCCGGTTGAAACCCGATGACGCCAACATTCACGCCAACCTCGGAACCGCCTTCGTCAAGCAGAGGAACCCGGACCGTGCGGTGATGCATTTCGAAGAGGCCATCCGGCTTGCCCCCAGCAACATCAATGTCCGCGCCACACTTGGAAAACTCCTGGCCGTTCAGGGAAAACGCGACCTGGCGAGCATCCAGTTCAAGGAAATCCTTCGCCTGGACCCCGATAACGAAGAAGCGACTCGCGCCCTCACGGTCCTTTCCAGATAA
- a CDS encoding phage protease — protein sequence MNKATLLQQLTAALSGDGATAVPGAFQVFPHGPVSIEGDDPVIVDDAAMDRVVDRFRARGLDMVVDYEHQTEEGNPAPAAGWIKALENRGEDGLWARVEWTERAGEYLANREYRYFSPVFLVSRTDRRLMELLRVALTNAPRLNRLRPIVARIDAEPQLALTSTSTRTEEGMYLERNAKPLGPPEGAQEQDVTEAVEKPARQTAAASGAFVENSGTGSACVACADVRRVLELPGDAGAGEVIASIHALRQRPDLGVEVAELRRKLAEHDRDDLVAAALREGKITPAQKEWAQTYALRDPAGFRLFTAKAPRVVRTESLDIIGDVRPGGPASSDGEQTIINRMMGISAETWKKFGPKDEL from the coding sequence ATGAACAAGGCTACCCTGTTGCAGCAGCTGACCGCCGCGCTGTCCGGCGACGGCGCGACGGCCGTCCCCGGTGCGTTCCAGGTTTTCCCGCATGGACCGGTGAGTATCGAAGGCGACGATCCCGTCATTGTCGATGACGCCGCCATGGACCGGGTGGTCGACCGTTTCCGGGCAAGAGGCCTGGACATGGTGGTCGACTACGAACACCAGACCGAAGAAGGAAACCCCGCGCCGGCGGCGGGCTGGATCAAGGCGCTGGAGAACCGCGGCGAAGACGGCCTGTGGGCGAGGGTCGAATGGACTGAAAGAGCCGGAGAATACCTGGCCAACCGGGAGTACCGCTACTTTTCGCCCGTCTTTCTTGTGTCCAGGACGGACCGGCGGCTGATGGAGCTGCTTCGGGTGGCTCTCACCAACGCCCCGCGGTTGAACCGCCTCCGGCCGATCGTGGCCCGGATCGACGCCGAACCGCAGCTCGCCCTGACATCAACGTCAACACGAACGGAGGAAGGCATGTATCTCGAGAGGAACGCAAAACCATTGGGACCGCCCGAAGGGGCGCAGGAGCAGGATGTGACTGAAGCTGTGGAAAAGCCGGCCCGGCAGACCGCCGCGGCTTCCGGAGCGTTCGTGGAAAACTCCGGAACCGGCTCCGCTTGCGTCGCCTGCGCGGACGTTCGCCGTGTGCTCGAGCTCCCCGGGGATGCGGGCGCCGGCGAAGTCATCGCGTCCATTCACGCCCTGAGACAAAGGCCGGACCTGGGCGTTGAGGTGGCCGAGCTCCGACGCAAACTGGCCGAACACGATCGGGACGACCTGGTTGCGGCAGCCTTGCGGGAAGGCAAGATCACCCCGGCCCAGAAGGAATGGGCGCAAACATACGCCCTGCGGGATCCCGCCGGGTTTCGACTGTTCACGGCAAAGGCCCCGCGAGTGGTGCGCACCGAATCCCTGGACATCATCGGCGACGTTCGCCCGGGCGGTCCCGCATCCTCCGACGGGGAGCAGACGATCATCAACCGGATGATGGGGATCAGCGCGGAAACGTGGAAAAAATTCGGTCCGAAAGACGAACTCTAG
- a CDS encoding phage virion morphogenesis protein: MAHVSITIDERRIKLRMHTLHEMLLDLSPVLRQLGEIVHARAMQSFDEGKGPEGGAWRPSDRVRRSGGKTLIDTGTLRNSINVQVSAKEVRIGTPVVYGPVHQFGSGGPLSGGTAQMVSKTIGRAGKKGRGSKGSPRPSGIPARPYLGLKLRDWGELRTLVAAYLAQH, encoded by the coding sequence ATGGCTCACGTCAGCATCACTATCGATGAAAGGCGCATCAAGCTCCGGATGCACACGCTCCACGAGATGCTCCTCGACCTCTCGCCGGTGCTGCGGCAACTGGGAGAGATCGTCCACGCCCGGGCGATGCAGAGCTTCGATGAGGGCAAGGGCCCGGAGGGCGGCGCGTGGAGGCCCTCCGACAGAGTACGTCGGTCCGGAGGCAAAACCCTCATCGACACCGGCACCCTGAGAAATTCCATCAACGTGCAGGTTTCGGCCAAAGAGGTCCGGATTGGAACGCCGGTGGTGTACGGACCGGTCCACCAGTTCGGGAGTGGCGGACCGCTGTCGGGCGGGACGGCGCAAATGGTTTCCAAAACGATCGGTCGAGCGGGAAAAAAGGGCCGGGGTTCCAAAGGAAGTCCGCGCCCGTCCGGGATTCCCGCCCGTCCCTACCTGGGGCTGAAACTGAGGGATTGGGGGGAGCTGCGCACCCTCGTGGCGGCTTATCTCGCCCAGCATTGA
- a CDS encoding phage protein Gp37: MHTIAEIENAIVEELRSREPRFKICGSLAQFLLKEIEDATLLFPAAFVAYEQGSYEHRMNGVQDRTMLFNVFVMTRNARGDEAARHGHGDENGVYGLLEAVRVALSGRDCGLRIDPLLPKIERAIDGDRNLSIYGISFETRCRFAL; this comes from the coding sequence ATGCACACCATTGCCGAAATCGAAAACGCCATCGTCGAAGAGCTCCGGAGCCGGGAGCCTCGGTTCAAAATCTGCGGTTCCCTGGCCCAATTCCTGCTCAAGGAGATCGAGGACGCAACCCTCCTGTTCCCGGCAGCCTTCGTGGCCTACGAACAGGGAAGCTACGAACACCGCATGAACGGAGTCCAGGATCGCACCATGCTCTTCAACGTGTTCGTCATGACCCGGAACGCCAGGGGAGATGAAGCCGCAAGACACGGCCACGGAGACGAAAACGGGGTTTACGGCTTGCTCGAAGCCGTCCGTGTGGCCCTGAGCGGACGGGACTGCGGACTCCGCATCGATCCCCTTTTGCCCAAAATCGAACGGGCCATCGACGGCGACCGGAACCTCTCGATCTACGGCATCAGTTTCGAAACCCGCTGCCGGTTCGCGCTTTGA
- a CDS encoding DUF935 domain-containing protein, giving the protein MSVVIYDALGRPVETSATRRPDVHELAVVQVRDRWSNYPSNGLTPERLARIFREADHGDMLRQAELFEEMEEKDAHLASQFQVRKLAVQGLPWEVTPRTETARARETAAFCRDFLEGFTDFEEHVLDLLDALAKGYSTMEILWETSAGQSRIRGLRWVHPKKVTFWDSVSPRILTVEEPVRGIDPPPFKFVYHRYKARSGHDTRSGLMRVCAWMYLFKNYSIKDWVAFAEIYGMPLRIGRYEPGASRMDREALVQAVRSLGTDAAGVISKSTEIEFIETQRSSSQNVYESLARFCDAQTSKAVLGQTLTSEAGSPGGTGSYALGRVHGEVRHDLVAADCRALGKTITQQLLGPLVGFNYGWDAPVPRFGFLFEPPEDLRAAAETYRILAEMGFDLSQEHLSQRFKVPVRKPGEKPLAAPLKNPDMNGARGPGIREGAPKGDAKLRSALPPDARQPVRASALRFAPASGTLGTEPLEPSSSTESQGSSPPATANDSPAGASDPGQESVDAMADRMNRGESPLAPLFDAIFTAIEEAGSYEELLESVYAGYDTLHTARLQEALHRAVFAANLLGYLTAAEESRS; this is encoded by the coding sequence GTGTCGGTGGTCATCTACGATGCATTGGGAAGACCGGTTGAAACGTCCGCCACCCGGCGCCCGGACGTCCATGAGCTCGCCGTGGTTCAAGTTCGGGACCGGTGGAGCAATTATCCGTCGAACGGTCTGACCCCGGAACGCCTCGCCCGGATATTTCGCGAGGCTGACCATGGAGACATGCTTCGCCAGGCCGAGCTTTTCGAGGAAATGGAGGAGAAGGACGCCCACCTGGCCTCCCAGTTCCAGGTGCGCAAACTCGCGGTCCAGGGTCTTCCGTGGGAGGTGACCCCTCGCACGGAAACCGCACGGGCGCGTGAAACCGCCGCCTTCTGCCGTGACTTTCTCGAGGGGTTTACGGACTTCGAGGAGCATGTCCTGGACCTCCTCGATGCTCTGGCCAAGGGGTACAGCACGATGGAAATTCTTTGGGAGACATCCGCGGGGCAAAGCCGCATCCGCGGCCTGCGCTGGGTTCATCCCAAGAAGGTGACCTTCTGGGACTCGGTCTCGCCGCGGATCCTCACCGTCGAAGAACCCGTTCGCGGCATCGACCCTCCGCCCTTCAAGTTCGTCTATCACCGCTACAAGGCTCGATCCGGTCATGACACGCGCAGCGGCCTCATGCGGGTGTGCGCCTGGATGTATCTTTTCAAGAACTACTCGATAAAAGACTGGGTGGCTTTCGCCGAGATCTACGGGATGCCCTTGCGCATCGGCCGCTACGAACCGGGGGCGAGCCGGATGGACCGCGAAGCGCTCGTCCAGGCCGTGAGGTCTCTGGGAACGGACGCCGCCGGCGTCATTTCCAAGTCCACGGAAATCGAATTCATCGAAACGCAACGATCGTCCTCGCAGAACGTATACGAAAGCCTGGCCCGGTTCTGTGACGCGCAGACGTCCAAGGCCGTTCTCGGCCAGACGCTCACCAGCGAAGCCGGAAGCCCGGGCGGAACGGGCTCCTATGCCCTGGGCCGGGTACACGGCGAAGTCCGCCACGATCTCGTCGCCGCCGACTGCAGAGCGCTCGGCAAAACAATCACCCAGCAGCTCCTCGGACCGCTGGTCGGTTTCAATTACGGATGGGATGCGCCCGTGCCGCGGTTCGGTTTCCTCTTCGAGCCGCCCGAAGACCTGCGGGCCGCCGCCGAAACCTACCGGATTCTCGCCGAAATGGGCTTCGACCTGAGCCAGGAACATCTCAGCCAACGATTCAAGGTCCCCGTTCGAAAACCCGGGGAAAAACCTCTTGCAGCCCCGCTCAAGAACCCGGACATGAACGGCGCTCGGGGCCCCGGCATTCGGGAGGGCGCACCCAAGGGCGACGCGAAGCTTCGATCCGCCCTGCCGCCGGATGCACGGCAGCCGGTCCGCGCATCGGCACTCCGCTTCGCTCCAGCTTCCGGCACACTCGGCACGGAGCCCCTCGAGCCGTCGTCCTCAACGGAGTCGCAAGGCTCATCGCCTCCCGCGACGGCAAACGATTCCCCCGCGGGCGCAAGCGACCCCGGGCAGGAATCCGTGGACGCCATGGCCGACCGCATGAACCGGGGTGAATCGCCGTTGGCGCCGCTATTCGATGCGATCTTCACGGCAATCGAGGAGGCGGGCTCCTACGAGGAGCTTCTCGAGTCCGTGTACGCGGGCTACGACACGCTTCATACGGCGCGGCTGCAAGAAGCCCTTCACCGGGCCGTTTTCGCGGCCAACCTCCTGGGTTACCTCACCGCCGCGGAGGAATCCCGATCATGA
- a CDS encoding 3TM-type holin, translated as MFLSAVPIVGKLFGQLFGVIDQVVEDKDQAAKLKHNLEMRMLEKDFSFVEKEIEAQAAVVAAEVAGASWLQRNWRPLLMLTFTYIIAHNHIISPLCSLPRLDLPQDMWELLKLGMGGYILGRTVEKGIATWKK; from the coding sequence ATGTTTCTTAGTGCAGTGCCGATCGTCGGCAAGCTTTTCGGGCAGTTGTTCGGGGTTATCGACCAAGTGGTGGAGGACAAGGACCAGGCGGCCAAACTCAAGCACAACCTGGAAATGCGAATGCTGGAGAAGGACTTCTCCTTCGTCGAAAAGGAAATCGAGGCCCAGGCCGCCGTCGTCGCCGCCGAAGTCGCGGGGGCGAGCTGGCTCCAGCGCAACTGGCGCCCGCTGCTCATGCTCACCTTCACCTACATCATCGCCCACAACCACATCATCTCGCCCCTGTGCTCCCTGCCGCGCCTCGATCTGCCCCAGGATATGTGGGAACTGCTCAAGCTCGGCATGGGAGGATACATCCTCGGCAGAACCGTGGAGAAGGGTATTGCGACATGGAAGAAATAG
- a CDS encoding HI1506-related protein yields MIRIKSFNDGFRRCGIAHPAAWTDHADDRFTAAQLERLKSEPMLRVETVKDDTGPASAGDSPPDCDSKPATGGPSRKSARRSSGKGDDPDGLLHD; encoded by the coding sequence GTGATTCGCATCAAATCTTTCAACGATGGATTTCGGCGGTGCGGAATCGCCCACCCGGCGGCATGGACCGACCATGCCGATGACCGGTTCACCGCGGCGCAACTGGAGCGGTTGAAATCCGAACCCATGCTGCGGGTGGAAACGGTGAAAGACGATACCGGCCCGGCTTCGGCAGGCGACTCCCCACCTGACTGCGACTCGAAACCGGCGACCGGCGGTCCTTCACGAAAGTCCGCGCGCAGGAGCTCCGGAAAGGGAGACGACCCCGATGGCTTACTGCACGATTGA